Proteins from one Natrinema salinisoli genomic window:
- the thsA gene encoding thermosome subunit alpha has translation MFIMSEDSQRTQGRDAQSSNIMAGKAVAESVRTTLGPRGMDKMLVDSGGDVVITNDGATILNEMDIEHPAAQMIVEVADSQEEEVGDGTTTAAVLAGNLLGEAEDLIEQDVHATTIVEGYHEAAEIALEAIDEQVNEADVDDEILRQVAESCMTGKGTGGLTAASLAETVVEAIRHVDTGEGVARDNVTVHTQIGASSNATELVPGIIVDEEPVHDGMPSEVEDASIAILDVELGVRTGDVDAEYAIDSIDQLNAAIDAEEGELEGYAETVAESGADVVFTTEDVHDRVANALANEGVLVFEGLGDSDARQVASATGARRVGDLDDLEESDFGSADRIHTETYGDDDLAFVEGGQAAETVTVFVRGGTEHIVDELERAIGDALDVVATALESGEVVPGAGATEIAIADKIREEAAGIEGRKQLAVTAFADAVDIVPRTLAANTGRDPIDVLVDLRSAHESDGRAGLITKGDEVTIDDPFEHGVVDPADVKREAVESATEAATMIARIDDVIAAE, from the coding sequence ATGTTCATTATGAGCGAGGACAGTCAACGAACGCAGGGTCGGGACGCGCAGTCGTCCAACATCATGGCCGGCAAGGCCGTGGCCGAGTCGGTACGCACCACGCTCGGACCCCGCGGAATGGACAAGATGCTCGTCGACTCCGGCGGGGACGTCGTCATCACGAACGACGGCGCGACCATTCTCAACGAGATGGACATCGAGCACCCCGCGGCCCAGATGATCGTCGAGGTCGCCGACTCCCAGGAAGAGGAAGTCGGTGACGGGACGACGACCGCGGCGGTGCTGGCGGGCAACCTGCTGGGCGAGGCCGAAGACCTCATCGAGCAGGACGTCCACGCGACGACGATCGTCGAAGGGTATCACGAGGCCGCCGAGATCGCCCTCGAGGCGATCGACGAGCAGGTCAACGAGGCCGACGTCGACGACGAGATCCTGCGGCAGGTCGCCGAGTCCTGTATGACCGGTAAAGGAACCGGCGGACTCACCGCCGCGTCGCTGGCCGAGACGGTCGTCGAAGCGATCCGTCACGTCGATACCGGCGAGGGCGTCGCACGCGACAACGTCACCGTCCACACCCAGATCGGTGCGTCGTCGAACGCGACCGAACTCGTTCCCGGGATCATCGTCGACGAAGAGCCCGTCCACGACGGCATGCCCAGCGAGGTCGAAGACGCGTCGATCGCCATTCTCGACGTCGAACTCGGCGTCCGAACCGGCGACGTCGACGCAGAGTACGCCATCGACTCGATCGACCAGCTCAACGCCGCCATCGACGCCGAGGAAGGCGAGCTCGAGGGCTACGCCGAGACCGTCGCCGAGAGCGGGGCCGACGTCGTCTTCACCACCGAGGACGTCCACGACCGCGTCGCCAACGCGCTCGCCAACGAGGGCGTCCTCGTCTTCGAGGGACTGGGCGACAGCGACGCCCGCCAGGTCGCGTCCGCGACCGGCGCGCGCCGCGTCGGCGACCTCGACGACCTCGAGGAATCCGACTTCGGCTCGGCCGACCGGATCCACACCGAAACCTACGGCGACGACGACCTCGCGTTCGTCGAGGGCGGTCAAGCGGCCGAGACCGTCACCGTCTTCGTCCGCGGCGGTACCGAACACATCGTCGACGAACTCGAGCGTGCCATCGGCGACGCCCTCGACGTCGTCGCGACGGCCCTGGAGTCCGGCGAAGTCGTCCCCGGAGCCGGCGCGACCGAGATCGCGATCGCGGACAAGATCCGCGAGGAAGCCGCGGGTATCGAGGGCCGCAAGCAACTCGCCGTGACGGCCTTCGCCGACGCGGTCGACATCGTCCCCCGGACCCTCGCCGCCAACACCGGCCGAGATCCCATCGACGTGCTGGTTGACCTTCGGTCCGCCCACGAGTCCGACGGTCGAGCCGGGCTGATCACCAAGGGCGACGAGGTCACGATCGACGATCCCTTCGAGCACGGCGTCGTCGACCCTGCCGACGTCAAGCGCGAAGCCGTCGAGAGTGCGACGGAAGCCGCCACGATGATCGCCCGCATCGACGACGTCATCGCCGCCGAATAA
- a CDS encoding SAM hydrolase/SAM-dependent halogenase family protein yields MITLASDFGTPYPAAMKGVLLQRTDARLVDVAHDFPRQDVRTAAFWLREVFPYFPPATHLVVVDPGVGTDRAAIVLRAGDHALVGPDNGVLLPAARRLAGGDEDRLETYVIDERTLGPADPTTPADSPTASSDGEVPRSNTFHGRDVFAPAAGGVHETDIDALGSLEWLEPDAVDVDLELPDPTFEEERARGEVLVVDGFGNAITNVPGSYLDGRERLLVNGDPVPVGETFAAVPVGDRLATVGSHGYVELDVNQGRGDDAFGLEPGDRVVLEPAGNARD; encoded by the coding sequence ATGATTACGCTCGCATCCGACTTCGGCACGCCGTATCCTGCGGCCATGAAGGGAGTCCTGTTGCAGCGGACGGACGCTCGATTGGTCGACGTCGCACACGATTTCCCCCGACAGGACGTCCGAACCGCCGCCTTCTGGCTGCGCGAGGTCTTCCCGTACTTCCCGCCTGCAACGCACCTGGTCGTCGTCGACCCCGGCGTCGGCACCGACCGGGCGGCGATCGTTCTCCGTGCGGGCGATCACGCGCTCGTCGGCCCGGACAACGGCGTCTTGCTGCCCGCAGCGCGGCGGCTCGCGGGCGGCGACGAGGATCGACTCGAGACGTACGTGATCGACGAGCGGACGCTCGGTCCCGCGGATCCGACGACGCCGGCGGACTCCCCGACGGCCTCGAGCGACGGGGAGGTCCCACGGAGCAACACCTTCCACGGACGGGACGTCTTCGCACCCGCCGCCGGTGGGGTTCACGAGACCGATATCGACGCGCTCGGCTCGCTCGAGTGGCTCGAGCCGGACGCAGTTGATGTCGACCTCGAGCTTCCGGACCCCACGTTCGAGGAGGAACGGGCGAGGGGCGAGGTGCTGGTGGTCGACGGGTTCGGGAACGCGATCACGAACGTGCCCGGTTCGTATCTCGACGGGCGAGAGCGGCTGCTGGTAAACGGCGACCCCGTTCCGGTCGGAGAGACGTTCGCGGCCGTTCCCGTCGGCGACCGACTCGCGACCGTCGGGAGCCACGGCTACGTGGAACTCGACGTCAATCAGGGGCGTGGCGACGACGCGTTCGGCCTCGAGCCCGGCGATCGGGTCGTCCTCGAGCCGGCCGGGAATGCCCGTGACTGA
- a CDS encoding nicotinamide-nucleotide adenylyltransferase translates to MTRGFYIGRFQPFHNGHRSMVEKIAEDVDELVLGIGSADDSHTVRNPFTAGERIMMITKSLVDSDLVTYAVPIEDLERNSVWVSHVQSMSPDFDVAYSNNPLVIQLFREAGIEIRQSPMFNREVLEGSEVRERMITGGDWESLVPKAVVEVVEETDGLERIRMVSDSDSNEN, encoded by the coding sequence ATGACTCGGGGGTTCTACATCGGTCGCTTTCAGCCCTTCCACAACGGTCATCGAAGTATGGTCGAGAAGATCGCCGAGGACGTCGACGAACTCGTCCTCGGAATCGGGAGCGCCGACGACTCACACACCGTCCGGAACCCGTTTACAGCGGGCGAGCGGATCATGATGATCACGAAGTCGCTCGTCGATTCCGATCTCGTAACCTACGCCGTCCCCATCGAGGACCTCGAGCGGAACTCGGTGTGGGTGAGCCACGTCCAGAGTATGAGCCCCGACTTCGACGTCGCGTACTCGAACAATCCGCTGGTCATCCAGCTCTTCCGCGAGGCCGGTATCGAGATCCGTCAGTCCCCGATGTTCAACCGCGAGGTCCTCGAGGGGTCGGAGGTTCGCGAGCGGATGATCACCGGCGGCGACTGGGAGTCGCTCGTCCCGAAGGCCGTCGTCGAAGTCGTCGAGGAGACCGACGGTCTCGAACGCATTCGGATGGTCAGCGACTCGGATTCGAACGAGAACTGA
- a CDS encoding HalOD1 output domain-containing protein yields the protein MSGPAPRKTLTAIGDTDGRTVYYDEDRETYHTWCDEGDYEPVSTALLMTVSSVLGVEPNDLEALSECVEPDALNALFVHWRGDEPRVGDGSVSFTFSQCAVTVRSDGEIVIDPTRRHLPSISG from the coding sequence ATGTCCGGACCCGCTCCGCGAAAGACCCTGACGGCGATCGGCGACACCGACGGTCGCACGGTCTACTACGACGAGGATCGGGAGACGTACCACACGTGGTGTGACGAGGGCGATTACGAACCGGTGAGTACGGCCCTCCTCATGACCGTCTCGTCGGTGCTCGGGGTCGAGCCGAACGATCTCGAGGCGCTCTCGGAGTGCGTCGAACCGGACGCGTTGAACGCGCTGTTCGTCCACTGGCGAGGTGACGAGCCCCGCGTCGGCGACGGTTCGGTCTCCTTTACGTTCTCACAGTGTGCCGTGACGGTCCGGTCGGACGGCGAGATCGTGATCGATCCGACGCGACGACACCTCCCGTCAATCAGCGGCTGA